The Mixta hanseatica genome includes a region encoding these proteins:
- a CDS encoding sensor domain-containing diguanylate cyclase codes for MENGNAPQAQALNKAESESRAAKPMLRQMMLVFLFVISSAVIAINGWSLWSSWQRTLHLTEENARNLSVSLSRQAEDTFLQIDLTLQDVRDRINQYGIDQQKDKLQQLLRARKAALSPLDSMAIYYASGYPALFSEATPLPQTSIADREYFRFHLRSVDNKLHIGNVVRSRISGNMVIPVSARLNNPDGSFRGVVMASIRLDYFRQVYDYYNLGDRDLMALMKADAKLVYIRPYSEALINRNISLSPLFTQLLTTTTSGAAIYRAAVDGRPRIFGYASLKNYPLVVTAGYDLQAVRQDWIADSIGYVLLNLVLLALLFLLGFIVMHHIRLNLRNQLELTRVHDQLTHVNRTLQGLALMDGLTGLANRRQLDWFMPRAMERAIKLRSPLTILLIDVDSFKAYNDTYGHLAGDECLRNVAECLKQLPLRHDDLLARYGGEEFMIVLTDKTQPEAHLIALQAARAVAELRMPHQASSVAEKVVTISIGMHWQPRVFAGISPMEFIDKADEALYQAKRRGKNQVWMSNMPPSQA; via the coding sequence ATGGAAAATGGAAACGCGCCTCAGGCGCAGGCGTTGAATAAAGCAGAGAGCGAGAGTCGCGCTGCAAAACCGATGCTGCGTCAGATGATGCTGGTGTTTCTGTTCGTCATCAGCAGCGCGGTTATCGCTATCAATGGCTGGAGCCTGTGGAGCAGCTGGCAACGGACGCTGCACCTTACCGAAGAAAACGCGCGCAACCTCTCGGTGTCGCTTTCCCGTCAGGCGGAAGATACATTTCTGCAAATCGACCTGACCCTGCAGGATGTGCGCGATCGTATTAACCAGTACGGTATCGATCAACAGAAAGATAAGCTGCAACAGCTGCTGCGCGCGCGTAAAGCGGCCCTGTCGCCGCTGGACAGCATGGCTATTTACTACGCTTCGGGCTATCCCGCACTCTTTTCCGAGGCGACGCCGCTACCGCAAACCAGTATCGCCGATCGGGAATATTTTCGCTTTCACCTGCGTTCAGTCGACAACAAACTGCATATCGGTAACGTGGTCCGCAGCCGTATCAGCGGCAATATGGTGATCCCGGTTTCCGCACGTTTGAACAATCCTGACGGCTCTTTTCGCGGCGTGGTGATGGCCTCGATTCGCCTCGATTATTTCCGCCAGGTGTACGATTACTACAATCTGGGCGATCGCGATTTAATGGCGCTGATGAAGGCGGATGCAAAGCTGGTCTACATTCGCCCCTACAGTGAAGCGCTGATTAACCGCAACATCTCTCTCAGTCCGTTGTTTACCCAGTTGTTAACCACTACCACCAGCGGCGCCGCCATCTATCGCGCCGCCGTTGATGGACGTCCGCGCATTTTTGGCTATGCCAGCCTGAAAAACTATCCGCTGGTGGTCACCGCAGGTTACGACTTGCAGGCGGTGCGTCAGGACTGGATTGCCGATTCAATCGGCTATGTTCTGCTCAACCTGGTGCTGCTGGCGCTGCTGTTTCTGCTCGGGTTTATTGTGATGCACCATATCCGCCTTAACCTGCGTAATCAGCTGGAGCTGACGCGAGTGCACGATCAACTCACCCATGTGAACCGCACCTTGCAGGGACTGGCGCTAATGGATGGACTGACCGGGTTGGCAAATCGGCGCCAGCTGGACTGGTTTATGCCAAGAGCGATGGAGCGTGCAATAAAATTGCGTTCACCGTTAACGATTTTGCTGATCGATGTCGATTCGTTTAAGGCTTATAACGATACCTATGGTCATCTGGCGGGCGACGAATGCTTGCGTAACGTGGCGGAATGTTTAAAACAGCTGCCCCTGCGGCATGATGACCTGCTGGCCCGTTATGGCGGCGAGGAGTTCATGATCGTCCTGACGGATAAAACCCAGCCGGAAGCGCACCTGATCGCCCTACAGGCGGCACGCGCAGTAGCGGAGCTCAGGATGCCGCATCAGGCAAGCAGTGTGGCGGAAAAGGTGGTGACCATCAGTATCGGCATGCACTGGCAGCCGCGGGTATTTGCTGGCATTTCGCCCATGGAGTTTATCGACAAGGCGGATGAGGCGCTCTATCAGGCGAAACGCCGGGGCAAGAATCAGGTGTGGATGAGCAATATGCCGCCGTCGCAGGCATAA
- the moeB gene encoding molybdopterin-synthase adenylyltransferase MoeB, protein MLPELSDNETLRYNRQIVLRGFDFDGQERLKASSALVVGLGGLGCAASPYLASAGVGTLTLLDFDTVSLSNLQRQVLHSDAEIGAAKVESARRRLAQINPLIQLRAVNARLDDAALDALVAQHQVVLDCSDNVETREQLNRLCRQRRVPLVSGAAIRMEGQISVFSWQDENMPCYRCISRLFGSDTLSCVEAGVMAPLVGVIGSLQAMEAIRLLTHYGAAASGKLLMYDAMTLQFREMNVAKDPACEVCGAACA, encoded by the coding sequence ATGCTGCCAGAGCTGAGCGATAATGAAACCCTGCGTTATAACCGGCAGATTGTGCTGCGCGGCTTTGACTTTGATGGTCAGGAGCGGCTAAAAGCCTCCAGCGCGCTGGTGGTGGGTTTGGGCGGGCTGGGCTGCGCCGCCAGCCCTTATCTCGCCTCGGCTGGCGTCGGCACGTTGACCCTGCTCGATTTTGATACCGTTTCGCTTTCCAACCTGCAGCGTCAGGTACTGCACAGCGACGCAGAGATTGGCGCGGCGAAAGTGGAATCGGCGCGGCGACGACTGGCGCAGATCAACCCATTAATCCAGCTGCGCGCCGTTAACGCCCGGCTGGATGATGCGGCGCTGGATGCGCTGGTGGCGCAGCACCAGGTGGTGCTGGACTGTAGCGATAACGTCGAGACGCGCGAGCAGCTGAATCGTCTTTGCCGACAGCGGCGTGTTCCGCTGGTTTCCGGCGCGGCGATTCGTATGGAGGGCCAGATCAGCGTTTTCAGCTGGCAGGATGAAAATATGCCCTGCTACCGCTGTATTAGCCGTCTGTTCGGCAGCGATACGTTGAGCTGCGTCGAAGCGGGCGTTATGGCTCCGCTGGTGGGGGTGATCGGTTCGCTGCAGGCGATGGAAGCGATTCGCCTGCTGACCCATTACGGCGCGGCGGCCAGCGGCAAGCTGCTGATGTATGACGCCATGACGCTCCAGTTTCGTGAAATGAACGTGGCGAAAGATCCAGCCTGTGAAGTGTGCGGTGCCGCTTGTGCTTAA
- the moeA gene encoding molybdopterin molybdotransferase MoeA, which translates to MESFTVGLISLEEARQKMLDQLSPLNEHETLSIYAAAGRITAAPVISPLDVPPFDNSAMDGYALRMADIADGDALPVAGKAFAGAPFSGEWPAGSCIRIMTGAPVPEGAEAVVMQEQTVTEGDRIRFTAQVSAGQNIRRAGEDIRQGDSVLAAGVRLGAAELPLIASLGIGEVKVVRRLRVAIFSTGDELQPVGQPLAAGQIYDTNRFTVRLMLDQLGCEVIDLGIIRDDPQALRTAFIQADREADVVISSGGVSVGEADYTKAMLDELGAITFWKLAIKPGKPFAFGRLSNSWFCGLPGNPVSAAVTFYQLVQPLLAKLSGQQGAALPPRQRARAATRLKKSPGRLDFQRGVVSRGADGELQVSSTGHQGSHVFSSFSQANCFIVLERDRGHVEPGEWVEIEPFNILLGG; encoded by the coding sequence ATGGAAAGTTTTACTGTGGGATTAATTTCCCTTGAAGAAGCCCGGCAAAAAATGCTGGATCAGCTCTCCCCTCTTAACGAGCACGAAACCTTATCGATTTACGCCGCCGCCGGACGCATTACCGCCGCCCCGGTGATATCCCCGCTCGATGTACCACCGTTTGATAATTCGGCGATGGATGGCTATGCGCTGCGCATGGCCGATATCGCCGACGGCGACGCGCTGCCGGTGGCCGGTAAAGCCTTTGCCGGCGCGCCCTTTAGCGGCGAATGGCCCGCAGGCAGCTGCATCCGCATTATGACCGGCGCGCCGGTGCCGGAAGGCGCCGAGGCGGTGGTAATGCAGGAACAAACTGTAACGGAAGGCGATCGCATCCGCTTTACCGCGCAGGTCAGCGCCGGGCAAAATATTCGCCGCGCCGGAGAAGATATTCGTCAGGGCGACAGCGTGCTGGCGGCGGGCGTGCGTCTCGGCGCAGCGGAACTGCCGCTGATCGCCTCGCTGGGCATCGGCGAAGTCAAGGTAGTGCGTCGGCTACGGGTCGCCATTTTCTCTACGGGCGATGAGCTGCAGCCGGTAGGTCAGCCGCTGGCGGCGGGCCAGATTTATGATACCAACCGCTTTACCGTCCGGCTGATGCTGGATCAGCTGGGCTGTGAGGTGATCGATCTCGGCATTATTCGCGACGATCCGCAGGCGCTGCGCACCGCCTTTATTCAGGCGGATCGCGAGGCGGATGTGGTCATCAGCAGTGGCGGCGTTTCGGTGGGTGAAGCTGATTACACCAAAGCGATGCTGGACGAACTGGGCGCCATCACCTTCTGGAAGCTGGCGATCAAGCCAGGCAAACCTTTCGCTTTTGGCCGCCTGAGCAACAGCTGGTTTTGCGGCCTGCCGGGTAACCCGGTTTCCGCTGCCGTGACCTTTTATCAGTTGGTACAGCCACTGCTGGCGAAGCTAAGCGGTCAACAGGGGGCCGCCCTACCGCCGCGCCAGCGCGCGCGCGCCGCTACGCGCCTGAAGAAAAGCCCTGGCCGCCTCGACTTTCAGCGCGGCGTGGTCAGCCGTGGCGCAGACGGCGAACTGCAGGTGTCCAGCACCGGTCATCAGGGTTCGCACGTGTTCAGCTCTTTCAGCCAGGCGAACTGTTTTATCGTACTGGAGCGTGACCGCGGCCACGTTGAGCCGGGCGAATGGGTAGAGATCGAGCCCTTCAATATTTTGCTGGGAGGCTAA